From the genome of Zalophus californianus isolate mZalCal1 chromosome 5, mZalCal1.pri.v2, whole genome shotgun sequence:
cccagtaaACTTTGGGTGAGTCATTCAAGTTTTGTCTTctagagaatttagaaaaaaaaaatatgatcttcTGTCTATAATTATTACCAATATGAGGCTTATTACTTATCTTGGAACTCAGTTTTGGGAATGGGAAGAACTACCATTTCCATGACTTGCTTgtatgtattagaaaaaaattcctcTAAAGAATCCACTTtgaaaattaagacatttttcaATGTAATTCAGCTAGCCAGCTGATAAATGTGATATCCAGttgcaaaaatgtattttttaagaccGCCACTCTTCCTAATGGTAAGCTAAAACTCCCACCACTCAGGAAGGTATATCTGTATCAGTAGCTTTCCAACTGTGTTCCAAAGAGTCTTCAGAACTCCATGGAAGGTAtatggggaggaaggaagaaaatcctcTAAGTTATTAAGCATAagtatttccaatttttattttcctttattttacttaGGGGCTTTCATGTCAGGTTCCATTTGAAGAAAGGATtccatgattaaaataaaatttggaaagcaaGAAACAATAAGATGAAATTTGTATTTCTGATGACCCTTAAAGCATAATATTTTAATGCTGAAAAAACCATGatactggcatttaaaaaaaaaaaaatccccggggcacctggctggctcagtcgttgggcgtctgtcttcggctcaggtcatgatcccaggatcctgggatcgagccccgcatcgggctccctgctccgcggggagcctgcttctccctctcccactccccccgcttgtgttccctctctggctgtctctctgtcaaataaataaaatcttaaaaaaaaaaatccccaattgCTATCTCACTGTATCTATGATAGGAAAGTAGTGAGCAAATGATCAGGTGAAACTTATTGATACCAATCAAATATCTCCCACTGATTAAGCTATTAAAACTAACTTTTGAATGCTATTTCATTAAAGAGAATGAgtaggaaagaataaaatcaaatagagaacagtgaaaaataagatttttctcaCCAGAGAAGATAGGACCTTACCATCCATGGGTGGTTTAGATGATTTAGACGCAGCTCATTAGCCAAATAAAAACAGGGCATTCTTTTTACATTTGCTTGAGAAATACAAGATAAAACCAGCATAGGTCTTCCTGAAGATCCAAAAGCTGGATCTGTCATTGCCATAATACGAGAAAATTCATCTTGCCATTCATGTCCTAGAGAATGTAGTCAAAACCCTTAATTTgcattatttataaagattttaaaaataataaaacaaacttaaaaacaaaacaaggaaataaaaaaattaccaggaTCCAAACATAACAAACTGCCTCTACTGCTGTTCATTTACAGCTGTTCATTTACTGATCTGTCACAAAATTACATTAGGTAACCTTCAAGGATAGGAATTTCAGTGAAATTAGAGGAAAAAGTCACAGTACCATTCAGATGTCtccatattttaaaggaaaaaatactttgaCATAGATATTTTCCTCTCATAAATTTTGTAGCTATCACTACCCTTTTCTTTCAAAGACCTTAGTTTAAACACTTTAAACATAGACTTGGGTCTAGCACTTTTATTCAAACTAACAATCTCTGCCTTTCATTGGACTGTGTAAATCACTGACATTGTGAGGTAGTCAAAATTCTAAAAGGACCCCCAATGTCTCACACCCTTGTATAATCTCTTCCCCTCTGAGAGTGGGAGGAATCTAGAATCAGTGATATCATTTTCATGAGTAGGCTACATTGTAAGACACAGCTGACTTCAAAAATGAGCAATTATCCTCAGTGAGGCTGATCTATCAGGAAGGCCCTTAAAGAGATGAGGTTCTCCTGGTGAGAAAGATTCTCCATTGCTGGATTTGAAGAGAAGAGGGAGTCACAAGGCAAGAAATGAAGATACCTTCTAAAAGATGACATCAGCCCCCAGCTAACAGTtggcaagaaaacaaaacctccaTCCTACAGTTGTAAGGAACTGAATTCAGCCAGTAACTTCAGTGTGTTAGAAAGCAGATTTTTCCCAGGAGCCACCAGAAAGTGCTGCAACCCATCTGACCTGATGTCATGCTGTGCTGACTTCTGACACAGACCTATGAGCTAATTAATaggtgttttaagccactagctTGAAGGAAATTTGTTATATATtgacagaaaaatgaacaaatatttaatgtcatTATCAACAGGGTGCATTTAAATCTAATCATATACCTCTTAGATTTTGACTTatcccatctgttctttgttcctttatccCCCTTCTTTAGACTAAGATTTGTAATGGTTCCATTTTATCTTCACTACTGGCTTATTTAATTGTACCTCTCTCACACTTTTTTAGTGGTTACTCAAAGATTTACAATGTACATTTTCAACTTAGGAGTCTACCTCTAGATAGTATTACACAACTTCACATATAGGAGAACCTTATAACaatgtatttccatttgttccatttgtttgtattggTATCATATATCTTACTTAAAAGAATCATATACCCACAATACATTCttactatttttcctttatgtattataaaaaaatttaaattaggaAAAACATCTTATATATACTACATTGCTTCCATCCCAgggctcttaatttttttttttttttttgatgaagacCCATTTTTCTATCTGGTATCATATTCTTCTGCCTGAAGagctttctttaatatttcttgtaatgCAAATCTGCTGATAATGAACTTTCTCAGGTTTTGTCCGAAagcctttattttgccttcattttgaaAGATATCTTTGGATACAAGATTTTCCCCACTTTGTAACACTGTAAAGATTTCCCTTCATTGCCTTCAGCAATTCTTTCAGGAATTCTGTCCTTATCTTTCGCCCTCTATATGTATGCTTCCTTCTGCTTTGCTGTCTTCAAGATaatctctttatctttggttttcatcaGTTTGGCTATAATGTacctagatttatttttatgtattattattttttaaaatttatttggagttCTCTGAGCATCTTGAATCTGTGGTTTGTTgtctttcagtaatttttaaataattttggtcATTATCTgttcaaaaatttctttttccttgttctctttcttcatgTTTTGGGACTCTAATTACACATGAGTTAGACCAGGTATTGGCATACTACGGTCTATggatctatttttataaataatttttttaaaacatccatgcccattcatttataaattgtCTATGGCTACTTTTGCACTCTAACATCAGACTTGAGTAACTGTGAGAGATCATATAGCTTAtacacctaaaatatttaccatctggcccctTAAGAAAAAGTCCACTGATCCCTGAGTTGTTTCCCTTGATGGGTTCTCCCAGTTCTTGGATGCTCTGTTCCTCACTCCTactcttttttctgtgttttacttTGGGTAATTTCAATTTATCTTCAGGTTCACCAAAGGTTTCTTTTGCTGATAAATCCACTAAGGAAAGTGTTCACCtcctatattttcatatttagcattcccattttactttttcacagcttccttctctctgttgAAAATCCCTATCTGTTCACAcatattttgcatcttttccACTAGAtcctttaacatattaatcatagttattttaatgtCCCTTTCTGAGAGTGCCAACATCTGAGTCATTTCTGGATATGGTTCCACTGATTGCTTTATCTCCTGAAATGGGTCatttcattttgacttttttgtgtcttataatttttaatttaatgttaaatgttttatgtaGAAGAACAGTAGAGAATGAGGTAAGAGAATCTATTCCCAGAAATGGGCATGCTTCTTCTGTTAGACCACTAATGCAATGGGTTGATTCCAACTAGTCAGTAGTAGTTGATCTGGACTTAGTTTTTGTTGCTCTGCTTAACTTCAGTGCACCACAAactttctttcagcaatgttgcTACCTTGTTCTGAGTgagataaatatattatatattcatgcCCTAACTTATTCACAAAAGATTTGGGATAAAAATTACAATACTGGTTTGTGGCCCAATAATATTCTGATTTGATGCCTAAACAGCATTGTGAAGGGCAATTATTCAGAATATGTAGAGATGTAGAGAGTGTTCTTAACTAAGCTACTTAATTAACACTCCACCCCACACATCTCTCTATCTGGGTAATTAAAACTAAGATAAAATTTTCCAGTTATCTGCATAAATTATTTGAATAGAGCTAACAGCAGACAAAATATCAATAATAAGTGCAGAAGCATACAACAAAGAAATACTATGTAGTTATAGTATCAAACTTTGACATGCATCAGAATTCTGTAGgtgcctattaaaaaaaaaaatatgccccattctgcgtggagcactgggtgttatgctcaaacaatgaatcatggaacactacatcaaaaactaatgatgtcatgtatggtgattaacataacaataaaaaattttgaaaaaaaaaacagatgcccAAGAAACAACCAAAATCTATGAACTATAATCCATCAGAATAGGAATCAGGCAGCTGTTTTTAataagctccccaggtgatcctTATGCACATCAAGGTTTGAGAACTCCCTATTAACCATGTATGTGGTCACAGaatcacatttattaaattaacCACCATGTTCTTAAGAAGCCACAGTAAaacctaaaatgtattttatttgctgCGCAAAAAAgttgtcttaaaaagaaaataatgcttaCTTTTATGAGCTTCAGCATTTGCAACATAGATGAATCCATCAACAACTTCACACACCTTCTGAATTTGTGGAATTACAGTATACCGGCTTCCTTGTTGATCATCTCCTTCATTCTGTACACTGAACATCTTGTTAACTGCACTTGTATGCTCTTCTCTTGCTCTATCTCTTTCCtttctataagaaaaatataaatataaaacataaatactaagcaggctccacccccccAAAGTACCCAAGTCCTAATGCCCCAGGCCGGCCACCACGTAGGCAGCCTTACCTGGTAGTTGAATATAGTATCAGGATGTTGAATTTATGTTGGTTGCTCAACTGAAAACTAACTCCAGATCCAATACCTAGAGAAGAAAATTAGTTATCAAAACAAAtcattaataaatatagaaaaagatcacattgaaaaaaattatccagtgcaagaaaaaaagagcaacCAAAAAGCCCATGACAAATTATATATAGCtttggaataaaatgaaatgtttatgtTGAAGAAAAGGTGCTGTATGcaattttcatttaaatggtAATAATAGAAACATGGATAAAGAACAAATAGGCTTATAGCATTCCTTTCTGTATCATCATGTAGCAGCTGCATCATTAACAGCTACTAATATTTATCAAGACTAAGACTTATTTTCCAACGTTTTTGTTTCTCATTAGTCATATACTCCATGTATACATTCAGTGAAAtggctttttctccctctgaaaatgattttaaattgatGGGGAGTCACCAATGACACTGtagaaaattgaagaaatattCAGATACTGAAATTTGAAATCAAACTTGGGTTATAATCTTGAATTTGCCACATTGCCATTTTTTGTGAGCCTGTTTTGAcatcaaaatacagaaacaatactggatgcctggtggctcagtcagttaagtgtccaattcttgatcagctcgggtcatgatctcagggtcgtgagaatgagccccacattgggctccacacttggtggagagtctgctggagattctctccctctccctcctctgatgcccctccccctacatgctctctctcactttcaaataaataaatctttaaaaatatatatagaaataatacaTACTTCTTAGAGATGTTGTAAGCATTAAATGAGATTACATATGTAAAATTCCTAGCAGAGTGACTGGTAAATAACAGGTACTAAATACTAGCTTCTTACTACATTTATCTGAATTATTCAATATTGTTACTTGTCCTTCTTTCTTAACCTCTTCCCTTCTTTGGCTGTGTTAACACTCGGGCTGATTCTCCTCTTGCCTCATGAAAAGATCCTTCTTTCTCTCATGGCTATACTTCTTTTTGCTATACAAATGCCCTTTTAGATctgtccacttctctccatcctcaATCCCTCCTTTTAGTCTAAATTATCATACCCTCATCTGGACTTTTGCAATCACTTCTAACCAGTCTCCTACATCCATTTTTGACCCCCACTGTGCATTCTTCTGACAGCAACTGGAGAGATGGCTTAAAAATGCCTATctcattatttctctttccttcaaaaAGATTGCTCTTCAAAAACAACTTAATATAATCTTACCTCTACTTTAGGACAACTCCACTTTTCATATCTTTAATCCCCGTATCATAACCAATCTAGTTGTTTAAATTAACCTGTCTTGCCATCTTATGTCACCATTCCAGGTAACACATATACAGAAATCTTGGTGGCTGGACTGCAAGCATGACCCTAGTTCCCTGGCCACCAGGTTTGGTGCACAAACTCCCCAAAGAGATCATAGAAACAAATTCTACTGTTATTTCTGATCTTTGTTTTCATCGGTTTAATTTCCAGAGATTACCTTCTCAACACATCTAACCTCAACCCAGTACGATCTCTATGCTATTCTGTACCACACTGCCAACAACCCATCCCCTCATTCTTCCCTGATCTTGCAGGGTTTGAGGCATAATTAGATTTGCATTTGTAAACAATCATTTCTGCTGCTGTCTGGAGAATAAAACTGACATTTCATGATCAGTGAATTTCGCCATATCCCCAACCTCTTCTTTAGGTGTTCCACCTCATGGCCTTACCTGAACTGGCCTACCCTTAGGGGCTACTTCTCTTCCTCTACACTCTCAAGTAACAAAACTGCTTCTTCTTTCACATTTCAGGGTAAAGGCGTGGGGTCAATGTTCTCTTTACTCCTCAATGCCACGTCCTTTTACTCACCCTCTTCAAAACTCCATCTGTTTGAGATACACCATTCAGATGTAGTACCATCATCCCTTCCTCAACCTCATCATTTATGAATCTCCTTTTGATAACCCCTTCCTCCAAACATTCACTGAAGATTTCAGCACCTGGTTCACAATATTCCTCTCCATCCTCAGAAACTTCCAAGTCCATGTGGACACATGATTCCCAAATCTTGATTTCTAACCCAAATCTTACTCTTgagtcatttgttcatttattcatcaaatctatattgagtgcctactacatgCCTGACATCAAACACAGCTATGAACAAAGCTGGTAAGACTCCTGCCCTAATGGAGCTTCCATTCAAGTGGATTGCTTATAGCAGGCATCTCCGCTTACATCTCCCAGAGTTATCAGAGTCAGCATATTCCAGAGTAGCTGTCCTTTTCCCTATAAAGATCCCTCAAAaaactttctcttcctcctccttatcCTAGTGAATGGCACTATCAACCAATATGAAAACCACATCAGAAATAATGCTCATACATATTCAGTCAACACTGTATCCTTCATATGTTTTCACAATATTACAGTTGTTTCTGAAAGGGTCTCCATGTTTTATAGCCTCTTCTAATCAATTTTCCACTCAGGAGCCAGATCTTCCTCAAATGCAATCTTGATCATCTCACTCCtctgtttaaaatctttcaacAGCTCCCAAATGCTTAAGCATGGCATACACGTCTTCTCACCTAGCCTCACTCTAGACACATAGAACTACTTCAAATGTGTCATATGTATCCAGAGCTTTGTGCTTTTAGAAATGTAGTTCTCACTGCTCACAATACTTCTGTCCCTTTTTTTAATGGTCTATTTTAACTCATCCTAATGACTCAAATAAGGCATCATGTTCAACGAAGAGCCTTCTCTGACTCTTATCTTTCTATGCAGGAGCTAATTACTCCATATTCTAATCACCTATATACTTACCTTTGTCCTTACCAAGACCAAGTATCTTCAGGGCAGACAAAAATTTTTgatgtttgttttaaatagctACACCTCTAGCATCTAATAGGTgctctcaataaatgaataagcaaagcATAAGCAAGATTATATTGTTACTTATTATAACTCCTGCTTGCCAACTAACTACatgataattgtttttatagaaagaggaggaaggtgttaatttagctctttttaaaaattccaaaatatatcaCAGTACtttgcacatagtagatgctgaATGGTTTTTGCTgttaacattcttttaaaatatggtaagtACTGTACAAACATAACATATAATTTACTTGCACATAATCTTATATTCTGGATTACACAAATTTGAGGAAATAAGAGGAAGCTCACTTCTCATAAAAAGTAAATCAACTCTTTCAGTCCATTGggacctggggaggaggggtgcctaTTCACAAAATTACTATATTTCATTATATCAgagttaattaaaaattaatttcttatgaTTTAATATTAGTGTCAAGCTCAAAGTGTTTTAACTATTATATACTACACATTAACATGAAAATTACCATCAATCTGCCTCTGAGGCAAACCAGCTGTTGGGCAAAGTTCCTCAGAAGACATTAAGCTCAACACCAAAGACGTATTCAGTTCTTCCAAACCTGGTCCAAACATAGCAAATCGTGGTTCATTCTGAATAATCAATGAGTGTAAAAATGATGTGACAGCTCCATACATAGGACGGCTAGATTTCAAGGATCTTCTTGTATATGGACAGCACATTTTATAGCTGTATAAAATTGTCACAATTAGAAAattaacacagaaaaaaacataaccagttattcatttaacaataaaTAGTTTATTGAGAACCTGCTAGATACAAGAGATACAATAATAGTTCCAATCCTcatggagggaagtggggaacAGACACATTATAATATGTATGCTGGATGCCATGACATGAAAAAGCAAAGGCACTCTGGGAGTAGAAGTGGTCCAAATGTTAAGGAAGTCCTCCCCAGGAAGTGGTTACATACTTTCTAATCTTTCATTTAGATTTTCTCATGGAACACTTGGTCTAACACTTGGTTCAGTCATAAAAACTCAGTTATAGTATTAACTTAAGTTTTTTCATCTGCATTATTTGAGCAATAACAATTAACCCAGGGTTGAAAGATCAGAAATTAATTTAtatgatttaagaaacaaaacaatgaacaaagaaaagaagacaaaaaaagaaactggtgGTTGGCAGAGGGGAGGTTAGTAGGCGGGTGGGTGATATAAAAGGGGATTACACTTATCGTGATTAGCATTGagaaatgcatagaattgttcaatcattatattgtatatctaaaactaatagaacactgtatgttaattatacttcaataaaaaaatactttacatGATCACAAATGGTAGTTACTATGATTACTTCTATTCCCGGGGAAAACTTGGTTCCACAGCATGATATACTTGATGGTATGGTTGTTTGTGGGACAATGTAGAAGTAACAACCAGCAAGTGAGAGTACAATAGCACTTactgaaattatatataacatatcacATACATTTTAATCAAGTAGTCTCACAAGACTTGGCATTTAGATTAGAATAAGGAAAGATGTGAATAActcaaataaaatatgaaaaacaatccTGTATCTAGATACTAAATCTAACAGAGTAAAACAATTCTTACCTAAAacgtaaatattttttaaattttatttacaatgcCTTAAATTTGGGGCCCTCAGTAAAGTAGGTTATATCCAGATCCAatgacattatatatttttaaggtggCATGACACGGTTCCAATCTGAACAGTCCCGTATAAGCTATATGACTTTAGGCAAATCCATAACCATTCTGAACCTCAATTCCACATCTAGAACACAAGGATAATACTTTCTTATTGGGTGATGGCTAAATAAGTAAACATATATAAAGCAACCCTCATAGAATCCAATATACTACAGTTGCTCAACAACATTAATTCTCTCAGCTACATGATATTTAAAAGTGTCAATGCTTTTGGGTGGTAACAAAATCTTATTTCCCAGAACCTTGAGAATGGTTTTCTTCCCTGCTAAAGAACTGGTCTCTGATCACTAATCATTCCTTTTTTGGATACGGAAAAGTATTCACTATTTAACAAAATGATAAGTGTTCTAAAGATGAtgaaagttttaagaaatgttttacttcttGGCATGTGAACTATCTACAAGTATTCAAATACTCTAGAGTCAGGCACCACAAGTAAACAAcaaaatgtgaaaactgaaagGGTTGTATGAAGGAATTTAAGTTAATCCCCAGCTTTTACAAACACAACCAAATTCCATGAAATGAATTAGTGGCAAAGTCAAGACTAATTTATACTATTGACTTGTGATACAGTCAAATTTAGTATCTTCGTTTTAATTCATAAAACTAGATACTTACACTGCCATGTAGTCAAAAAATGCACCATCAGTAACCTCAGATATaggcttttttaagatttctagaTTTGGAAGAGACTTCCAGTCAACAGAAGACCAAGAAGGAAGATCCCGCAGCAGAAAATATCTCCACAAAATTGGATCTCGTACAGTTTCATTCCAATAATGGCTCGTACTTCCCAACTGACACAGATCATGAGgtgaaagaaatgacaaaatatataGCTGTACGTCAATCTGAAACAGAAACCACAAATAGGTATTAGGGATGAAAAActtaccttaaaaataataaattttctgataataaattacaaataattattttattaactagGAATCCAAAGGTCAACTGGACAGTccatctttttaataatttttaataattatatcatGAGGAATTATTGTAGATAACCAAAGATCAATGTaacagtatttttaataattgaatcTATAATTCTGAAGTTATTTTCCTGCCAGCAGAAGAAAAACGCATCTGAACATTTAATTTGTTGACGCACTGAAACAGTCATGAAAGACCAATCATTGTTCTGGTATTTTTCAAGCAAAATAACCAGGTCCTTTAATTTCTCCTCATGGTATTTTGCCACAACATATATCTTAACAAATCACTTAAGGAAACAATCTGGGcttcaaaataaaacctttatcaaatcatttctgattttgtcatTAGTTCTAATCAAAGAGTAAATGTGCCATCTCCATCTTGCTCCATAAAATCTATATTTCAAAGAACTTCTCCAAAAGGAAGAACCTTGGAGGCATTCTAAACCTacagtttttaatttctgatGGACGTCAGAGGGAGGTGTCAACAGTCCAGCTGAGATACAGAATTTGtataatttctaagaatttctcctctctcccatttTCCCATCTGCCTGAAAAGTTTAACAATAAATGATGTGTACAATTCTTGTGGGCTGCTGTAACTTGCGGCACCTCTTAGTCATTGCCAGTCAAGTGTGAGTTCTGTGTTCTGAAATACGCGCGGTAAGAGCAGAGCCATGATTTCCTCGCAGCGTTTTGGTACACCGAACCGGAGATGAAAGGCGCGGAACACACGGTCGCTGAAGGCTTTCCCAGCCTAACCAGAAACTCGGCCGTGGTCTCCTTATTTCCTTAACCTGACGTTCGGGGTGTTCTAGGGCCAAAACTTGTTTTGGGGGGTAGAAGACCTAAGGGTGACCTGGCCGGTTACCAGGGCGCCCCTGATGGTGCGTCTCGCTGCGACTTTCGGTCCGTCTGCGAGCACTAAAGGTCAACGCCTCGGCGTTTCTGGTCAACTGTTGCTCCCAGGTGACGACACTGGCCGGAATGGCGGCAGGACTGCGGCAGACACAGACCCGGGCGCGGGGAGGCCCTCGGAGGCCGCCGGTGCGTGGCGCCCCTCCCAGTGCGGCCCCTCGGTCCTCCGCGGCCGGTGGCCGCCACTCACCGGCAGCTGCGTCAGGGTACTAGCCTCCTCACCCGCCTCCTCTTGAGGGGCCCTCGGCGCTGCCCTCTCCTTGCCCACCGACTGCCAGAAGCTCCTCCAGCCGCTGAGGATGGCGGCCTCTAGCCGGCTCCAGTCGCTGTGGTGCGGCTGAGGGGAGCTGCCTCCGCTGCGTGACTCGCTTCCCGCCATGACCGCCGGCGCCTCACGTGACGCGCCGCAGGGTCACGCGCGCTCCCCGCTGCCGGCGGCCCGCTGCCAGCCCCGCGCCTACCTCCGTCCACGTCGCCCCGCGCACAGCCTCGGGACCTGGAAGGGAACGGGGAGGTGGGCCAATCACGTGTGTTGTCCTCCAACCGAGCTTGAAGCTCCCGCCGAGAAACTGCCCCGTTCACTTCGGGCCTCAACCCCGCGAACCTCACCCGGTCACGTGAAATCTCTCGCCCCCTTATAAAGTTCCGTTACTTCTCCCAAAGTCGTTCTTTCTGTCTGGGACCCATTTCCACTTAGTCGGGGCCTAGGTGGCCCCTACTTACTCGATAGCTGGCCCTCTTCCGCTACCTTAGGCTTAATAGCCAGTTGCTTCCTTCTCAGCATCGCTGTgcagttctttgttttttggtctcCGATTTACTGTTTGTCTTCTTGGGAATTAGCAAAAAATGGACCAGGGGGGTGGCCAGGGGCCCAATCACGAAGGACCTCATGACAAGGTGAGGAGTCTATATTCTCTCTATAATTTTAGGTACATTCAAAAACTCCCAAACGTAGGCATCCCATAAAAGGGCAGCAAAATAGGGCTAGAATAAGAGGAGAAACCAGATACGGTACTGTTGAAATCCTGCTAGTGTTTATTAATCTGTCGGAACAGTTATCCATTTTACTCACTTTGTCCAGCTTTATTTTGAAAAGGCTTTAAGAAACTGTGCTACAGCCCacattaaaagatatttaaaaacaaaaaattgagtaATGTAaaagatcaaattggctttattaagcaattcatCAATCTGGAAGCATACGTCTAGCAAATGGAAAGGAGCTCCATTGAGCTGCAGGacaagaaaggtttttaaaggtagaggggcacctgggtagcgcAATGGGTTAAGGTTCCTATTCCTGCCTTGGGCTGAGGTTGTGATCATAGGGTCCTGAACTCAGGATCAGTGTGAgagtagagtctgcttgggtttctttctccttctccctctgccgcacaccctcccccaaataaataaatcttttttaaaaattgaaaataaaggcagaaaatgagggcacctggctgattcagttggtggagcacgcgacttttgatctcagggttttaagttcagccccacattgggtgtagatatttctttaaaaaaattaaatctttaaaggcagaaaggaatgggaaaaaaggaaattattggcAAAAAGTACACTATTGTAGACAAAGTCATCCTCCTAAGGGGACTGGGAGAGgtctatcagtaaatttcctagTGCTAACCAGGAATTCCATGTTGAAGGGTactttattggggtgcctgggtgggtcagttgacTAAGCCTgggacttgatttcagctcaggtcttggggttgggctccctactttaaaaaa
Proteins encoded in this window:
- the FBXO4 gene encoding F-box only protein 4 isoform X2, producing the protein MAGSESRSGGSSPQPHHSDWSRLEAAILSGWRSFWQSIDVQLYILSFLSPHDLCQLGSTSHYWNETVRDPILWRYFLLRDLPSWSSVDWKSLPNLEILKKPISEVTDGAFFDYMAVYKMCCPYTRRSLKSSRPMYGAVTSFLHSLIIQNEPRFAMFGPGLEELNTSLVLSLMSSEELCPTAGLPQRQIDGIGSGVSFQLSNQHKFNILILYSTTRKERDRAREEHTSAVNKMFSVQNEGDDQQGSRYTVIPQIQKVCEVVDGFIYVANAEAHKRHEWQDEFSRIMAMTDPAFGSSGRPMLVLSCISQANVKRMPCFYLANELRLNHLNHPWMVQDTEAETLTGFLNGIQWILEEVESKHAR
- the FBXO4 gene encoding F-box only protein 4 isoform X1 yields the protein MAGSESRSGGSSPQPHHSDWSRLEAAILSGWRSFWQSVGKERAAPRAPQEEAGEEASTLTQLPIDVQLYILSFLSPHDLCQLGSTSHYWNETVRDPILWRYFLLRDLPSWSSVDWKSLPNLEILKKPISEVTDGAFFDYMAVYKMCCPYTRRSLKSSRPMYGAVTSFLHSLIIQNEPRFAMFGPGLEELNTSLVLSLMSSEELCPTAGLPQRQIDGIGSGVSFQLSNQHKFNILILYSTTRKERDRAREEHTSAVNKMFSVQNEGDDQQGSRYTVIPQIQKVCEVVDGFIYVANAEAHKRHEWQDEFSRIMAMTDPAFGSSGRPMLVLSCISQANVKRMPCFYLANELRLNHLNHPWMVQDTEAETLTGFLNGIQWILEEVESKHAR
- the FBXO4 gene encoding F-box only protein 4 isoform X3: MTKRCRKLQQPTRIIDVQLYILSFLSPHDLCQLGSTSHYWNETVRDPILWRYFLLRDLPSWSSVDWKSLPNLEILKKPISEVTDGAFFDYMAVYKMCCPYTRRSLKSSRPMYGAVTSFLHSLIIQNEPRFAMFGPGLEELNTSLVLSLMSSEELCPTAGLPQRQIDGIGSGVSFQLSNQHKFNILILYSTTRKERDRAREEHTSAVNKMFSVQNEGDDQQGSRYTVIPQIQKVCEVVDGFIYVANAEAHKRHEWQDEFSRIMAMTDPAFGSSGRPMLVLSCISQANVKRMPCFYLANELRLNHLNHPWMVQDTEAETLTGFLNGIQWILEEVESKHAR